The proteins below come from a single Myxocyprinus asiaticus isolate MX2 ecotype Aquarium Trade chromosome 28, UBuf_Myxa_2, whole genome shotgun sequence genomic window:
- the LOC127419068 gene encoding zinc finger protein 362-like isoform X1, producing the protein MAEPRFNNPYFWPPPPSMPSQLDNLMLIDKIKEQLMAEKIRPPHLPPTTVPSQQTLLLASAPSDGGQHVMSIPKMQQVPGLQAHNSSQPDIALHARPASSTISELNIDDKSTVKAKGLWEDWHMRQAVDQANRVNHRSGLMLSSRTDSHNTSEAITPTTPTSSSQNRLGGAPSLNTISGLASGPGMEQLKSGGLVGMLGPQPKAPRGRKKIKAENNTGPLLVLPYPLLASGPDQAVTIAKEGKTYRCKVCPLTFFNKSEMQIHSKSHTEAKPHMCPHCSKSFANASYLAQHLRIHLGIKPYHCSYCENSFRQLSHLQQHTRIHTGDRPYKCAHPGCEKAFTQLSNLQSHQRQHNKDKPYKCPNCYRAYMDSASLQIHLSAHAIKNAKSYCCSMCGRAYTSETYLMKHMSKHTVVEHLVSHHSPQRTESPSIPIRISLI; encoded by the exons ATGGCAGAGCCTCGATTCAATAATCCATATTTCTGGCCACCACCCCCCTCTATGCCTTCTCAA CTTGATAACCTGATGCTTATCGACAAGATCAAAGAGCAGCTGATGGCGGAAAAGATCAGACCTCCGCATTTGCCACCCACCACTGTCCCCTCTCAGCAGACTCTGCTGCTGGCCTCAGCGCCATCAGATGGCGGGCAACATGTGATGTCCATCCCCAAAATGCAGCAGGTGCCGGGTCTTCAGGCTCACAACTCCTCTCAGCCTGACATCGCCTTGCATGCTCGCCCAGCATCCAGCACCATTTCAG AGCTGAACATAGATGACAAGTCTACAGTGAAGGCAAAGGGATTATGGGAAGACTGGCATATGCGACAAGCAGTGGACCAAGCCAACAGAGTGAACCATCGCTCAG gTCTTATGCTGTCATCCCGCACAGACAGCCACAACACCTCTGAAGCGATAACGCCCACCACCCCAACATCCAGCAGTCAGAATCGCTTGGGTGGAGCACCTTCCTTAAACACAATTTCTGGCCTGGCCAGTGGTCCTGGTATGGAGCAGCTTAAAAGTGGAGGCTTGGTGGGGATGCTGGGACCTCAGCCTAAAGCTCCACGAGGCCGCAAGAAGATTAAAGCAGAAAACAACACGGGCCCCCTTCTGGTGCTGCCCTACCCCCTTCTGGCCTCAGGCCCTGACCAGGCAGTTACCATCGCCAAAGAGGGAAAAACATACAG GTGTAAAGTGTGTCCGCTTACTTTCTTCAACAAGTCAGAGATGCAGATTCATTCCAAGTCCCACACGGAGGCCAAACCCCATATGTGCCCTCACTGTTCCAAGTCCTTTGCCAATGCCTCGTACCTAGCACAGCACTTACGTATTCACTTAGGCATCAAGCCTTACCACTGCTCCTATTGTGAGAACTCCTTCCGCCAGTTATCACACCTCCAACAGCATACCAG GATTCATACTGGTGACAGACCATATAAATGTGCCCATCCTGGATGTGAAAAGGCATTCACACAACTCTCAAACCTACAG TCTCACCAGAGGCAACATAACAAAGACAAGCCATATAAATGTCCAAACTGCTATCGGGCTTACATGGACTCAGCCTCCTTACAGATCCATCTCTCTGCACATGCCATCAAAAACGCTAAATCTTACTGTTGCAGCATGTGCGGTCGCGCATACACCTCA gAGACATACCTTATGAAGCACATGTCCAAACACACCGTGGTTGAACATCTTGTCAGTCACCATTCCCCACAGAGAACAGAATCTCCGAGCATCCCTATACGTATTTCACTTATTTGA
- the LOC127419068 gene encoding zinc finger protein 362-like isoform X2, with the protein MAEPRFNNPYFWPPPPSMPSQLDNLMLIDKIKEQLMAEKIRPPHLPPTTVPSQQTLLLASAPSDGGQHVMSIPKMQQVPGLQAHNSSQPDIALHARPASSTISELNIDDKSTVKAKGLWEDWHMRQAVDQANRVNHRSGLMLSSRTDSHNTSEAITPTTPTSSSQNRLGGAPSLNTISGLASGPGMEQLKSGGLVGMLGPQPKAPRGRKKIKAENNTGPLLVLPYPLLASGPDQAVTIAKEGKTYRCKVCPLTFFNKSEMQIHSKSHTEAKPHMCPHCSKSFANASYLAQHLRIHLGIKPYHCSYCENSFRQLSHLQQHTRIHTGDRPYKCAHPGCEKAFTQLSNLQETYLMKHMSKHTVVEHLVSHHSPQRTESPSIPIRISLI; encoded by the exons ATGGCAGAGCCTCGATTCAATAATCCATATTTCTGGCCACCACCCCCCTCTATGCCTTCTCAA CTTGATAACCTGATGCTTATCGACAAGATCAAAGAGCAGCTGATGGCGGAAAAGATCAGACCTCCGCATTTGCCACCCACCACTGTCCCCTCTCAGCAGACTCTGCTGCTGGCCTCAGCGCCATCAGATGGCGGGCAACATGTGATGTCCATCCCCAAAATGCAGCAGGTGCCGGGTCTTCAGGCTCACAACTCCTCTCAGCCTGACATCGCCTTGCATGCTCGCCCAGCATCCAGCACCATTTCAG AGCTGAACATAGATGACAAGTCTACAGTGAAGGCAAAGGGATTATGGGAAGACTGGCATATGCGACAAGCAGTGGACCAAGCCAACAGAGTGAACCATCGCTCAG gTCTTATGCTGTCATCCCGCACAGACAGCCACAACACCTCTGAAGCGATAACGCCCACCACCCCAACATCCAGCAGTCAGAATCGCTTGGGTGGAGCACCTTCCTTAAACACAATTTCTGGCCTGGCCAGTGGTCCTGGTATGGAGCAGCTTAAAAGTGGAGGCTTGGTGGGGATGCTGGGACCTCAGCCTAAAGCTCCACGAGGCCGCAAGAAGATTAAAGCAGAAAACAACACGGGCCCCCTTCTGGTGCTGCCCTACCCCCTTCTGGCCTCAGGCCCTGACCAGGCAGTTACCATCGCCAAAGAGGGAAAAACATACAG GTGTAAAGTGTGTCCGCTTACTTTCTTCAACAAGTCAGAGATGCAGATTCATTCCAAGTCCCACACGGAGGCCAAACCCCATATGTGCCCTCACTGTTCCAAGTCCTTTGCCAATGCCTCGTACCTAGCACAGCACTTACGTATTCACTTAGGCATCAAGCCTTACCACTGCTCCTATTGTGAGAACTCCTTCCGCCAGTTATCACACCTCCAACAGCATACCAG GATTCATACTGGTGACAGACCATATAAATGTGCCCATCCTGGATGTGAAAAGGCATTCACACAACTCTCAAACCTACAG gAGACATACCTTATGAAGCACATGTCCAAACACACCGTGGTTGAACATCTTGTCAGTCACCATTCCCCACAGAGAACAGAATCTCCGAGCATCCCTATACGTATTTCACTTATTTGA